The Anaeromyxobacter sp. Fw109-5 genomic interval GACGCGCTGCTCTCGGCCGCTCGGGTCGAGCTCCCGGCGTGAGCGGTCTCCCGCGGCTGCGCCGTCGCGTGCGCCGGAGCCGGCGGCCCGGCGCGGCGTGCGTTGACGCGGGCGCGCCTACGTTCTAAGTGTGCGGTCATGCAGGTGAGACTCAATGGGGAGCTCCGGGAGGTGCCGGAGGGCGTCACCGTCGCCGGGCTCCTCGGCCACCTCGGCGTGAAGGCGCAGCGCGTCGCCGTCGAGGTGAACGACACGGTGGTCACGAAGGACCGCTACGAGTCGCAGCGGATCGGCCCCGGCGACTCCATCGAGATCGTCGCATTCGTCGGCGGAGGGTAGGCGATGGCGGACACCTGGAGCATCGGCGCGCACACGTTCACGAGCCGCCTGCTGGTGGGGACGGGCAAGTACCCGGACTTCACCACCATGCAGCGGGCGCTCGTCGCCTC includes:
- the thiS gene encoding sulfur carrier protein ThiS, coding for MQVRLNGELREVPEGVTVAGLLGHLGVKAQRVAVEVNDTVVTKDRYESQRIGPGDSIEIVAFVGGG